A segment of the Robbsia sp. KACC 23696 genome:
CAGGCGATTGCTTGCTGGCCACCGGCGTCGCCGATCCTTCCGGGACGCAACAGCCCACCGATACGCGATGGCGCACCGCACTGGCGGCGGCATTGCAAAGCGGGACCGCGGCGACGGTGCGCGTGCATCAAACCTTGATCGCGGGCTCGGACACCGCCGTCTCGAGCGCCGACGAAAAAGCCGCGTGCTTTGCCCGCACCGGTGCGGCCGCTGTCGATATGGAATCGCATGCGCTGGCGGCGCTGGCCGCGGAATGGGGCCTCCCCTTTCTGATCTGCCGCGTCGTTCTCGATCGCGCCGATCATTCCTTGCCACCGGCAGCCCTGGCCGGCCTGACCGCCGACGGCCGTACCGTCGTCCTGCCAGTCATCGGCGCCTTGCTACGGCAACCGGCCCAACTCGGCTCGCTGCTGCGATTGGGACGCGATGCGGGCACGGCACAACGCGTCTTGAAGCAGATCGCCGCCGCGCTGCCGCCGCGCTTCGGCTTGCCGACGTAACGCTAGGACTGCTTATCCAGCTCAGCAACAGGCAAAGCGTCCTCGACGACGTCCCGCGCCATGTCGCCTTCCGTTTCGAGTGACGCATCCTGCAGCCGCGGCGCGCAATCCACCGCGTGCACATGCATGTCGCGAATCATCCGGCGAACGTGCTCATCGGCCGCGCAATAGAAGATCTGCTTGCCGCGCCGCTCGCCTCTGACGACACCCGCTCCGCGCAGCAACCGCAGATGATGACTGACCAGGGACGGCGATAGCGCCGTCGCCGCGGCGATATCGGACACGCACACCGGCGCATCGAGACAAGCCGCGACAATCCGCAGGCGACTCGTATCGCCCAGCAAGCGAAACAATTGGGCTACGACGTCCCACATATGTGAATACCTATTCATATGTTAATGTGTTAAGGTCAATCTTAACACCTTCCGCCAGACGAATATGCCACACGACCACCCAGACGAGTCTGATCACGCAACCGAGCACCCAGCCCATTCGCACGACCACGCCGGGCACTCGCACGCCGCAGGCCATGCGCATGCCCATGGTTCGACGAATGAGACGCGACTGGCGTGGGCCTTGTTGGTCATTGCCGTATTCATGGTCGTCGAGGTGGCGGGCGGCCTGATCTCGGGATCGCTGGCGCTGATCGCCGATGCCGCCCATATGGCGTCCGATGTCGTGGCGCTCGGCATGAGCTGGGTCGCCTTGCGCATCGGCCGTCGGCCGCCCAACACGCGATTGTCGTACGGCTATCGTCGACTGGAAGTGCTGGTGGCCTTCGTCAATGGTCTGACATTGCTGGTGATTTCAGCCGGCGTCATCATCGAAGCTGTGCGTCGGTTCGCCGAGCCGCAGCCCATTCTCGGCACGACGATGTTCTTCGTCGCGGTCAGTGGCCTGCTC
Coding sequences within it:
- a CDS encoding metalloregulator ArsR/SmtB family transcription factor — protein: MWDVVAQLFRLLGDTSRLRIVAACLDAPVCVSDIAAATALSPSLVSHHLRLLRGAGVVRGERRGKQIFYCAADEHVRRMIRDMHVHAVDCAPRLQDASLETEGDMARDVVEDALPVAELDKQS